A region from the Sebastes umbrosus isolate fSebUmb1 chromosome 18, fSebUmb1.pri, whole genome shotgun sequence genome encodes:
- the LOC119477458 gene encoding trace amine-associated receptor 1-like — MASEYTVNHINVNDIHPCYEIDNVSYILKGTPSTICVLLFIFLGSLSVVTICGDLLVIFSITYFKQLHTATNSLILSLAVADLLIGVLVFPFNMAFSFSSCLYYENVFYKVRESFDITLSTASILNLCCISIDRYYAVCQPLNYRTKINVNVVAVMIVVSWSVSVIVAIGFPNPASNYEKCEENCFIDVLLETILAPIFPFYLPVIIMLCIYLKIFLVAQRQARSIQNTTCQSTKSGATASKMQRKATKTLAIVMGVFLMCWTPLFLCFTFQILNHVSVFVPLFESFIWLSLSNSMLNPFIYAFFYSWLRSAFRMIISGKIFQGDFTNTKLL; from the coding sequence ATGGCATCAGAATACACCGTCAACCATATTAATGTTAATGACATACATCCCTGTTATGAAATAGATAATGTCTCTTACATCCTGAAAGGCACCCCTTCTAcaatatgtgttttattatttattttccttggcTCATTATCTGTTGTCACAATATGTGGAGACCTTCTTGTAATATTCtccataacttatttcaaacaGCTCCACACTGCTACAaactctctcattctctctctggcAGTGGCGGACCTGCTTATCGGTGTTTTAGTTTTTCCTTTCAACATGGCATTCTCTTTTAGCTCATGTTTgtattatgaaaatgtattttacaaaGTACGAGAAAGCTTTGACATAACACTGAGCACAGCTTCTATTTTGAATTTATGTTGTATTTCCATTGACAGATATTATGCAGTGTGTCAGCCTCTGAACTATAGAACTAAGAtaaatgttaatgttgttgCAGTCATGATTGTGGTAAGCTGGAGTGTTTCGGTTATAGTTGCCATTGGCTTTCCAAATCCAGCATCAAACtatgaaaaatgtgaagaaaactgttttattGATGTTCTACTTGAAACAATTTTGGCACCCATTTTCCCATTTTATCTCCCAGTGATCATAATGCTCTGTATCTACCTAAAGATTTTCCTTGTTGCCCAGAGACAGGCACGCAGCATCCAGAACACAACCTGTCAGAGCACAAAGTCTGGAGCAACTGCCAGTAAGATGCAGAGAAAGGCCACCAAAACTCTGGCTATTGTTATGGGAGTTTTTCTGATGTGCTGGACTccattatttctctgttttacctttcagattttgaatcacgtttcagtgtttgtcCCACTGTTTGAAAGTTTTATCTGGCTCTCACTGTCAAATTCAATGctcaatccatttatttatgctttctTTTACAGCTGGTTAAGATCAGCTTTCAGAATGATCATTTCGGGAAAAATATTTCAAGGTGATTTTACGAACACAAAACTGCTGTGA
- the LOC119477459 gene encoding trace amine-associated receptor 1-like, with protein sequence MTLPPICHWIKDFQTNHPQTVRLGPHTSSTLILSTGAPQGCVLRPLLYAVYTQDCTPTHPTNTIIKFADDTTVMNFTPPAASTEQPTPLRTLLILDISCSNCCPLIDGSGTPSTICVLLYIFLGSLCVVTICGNLLVIISIIYFKQLHTATNSLILSLAVADLLVGVVVFPFNMALSLSSCLYYEDLFCKVRGSFDITLSTASILNLCCISIDRYYAVCQPLNYRTKINVNAVVVMILGSWSVSVLVAIGSTIPGLSNEKCEENCFIDFLLATILGLIFSFYLPVIIMLCIYLKIFLVAQRQARSIQNTICQSTKSGATASKMERKATKTLAIVMGVFLMCWTPFFLCFTFQLLNHVSVFVPLFETLNWLALLNSMLIPFIYAFFYGWFRSAFRMIISVKIFQGDFTNTKLL encoded by the exons ATGACTCTCCCACCTATCTGTCACTGGATCAAGGACTTCCAGACCAATCACCCCCAAACGGTCAGATTGGGCCCCCACACCTCCTCCACCCTCATACTCAGCACTGGCGCCCCACAAGGCTGCGTATTGAGACCCCTTCTCTATGCCGTCTACACCCAAGACTGCACCCCCACCCATCCTACCAACACTATCATCAAGTTTGCGGATGATACGACTGTG ATGAACTTTACACCACCTGCTGCCTCAACAGAGCAGCCAACACCCTTAAGGACCCTTCTCATCCTGGACATCAGCTGTTCTAACTGCTGCCCTCTGATAGACGGTTCAG GCACCCCTTCTacaatatgtgtattattatatattttccttGGCTCATTATGTGTTGTCACAATATGTGGAAACCTCCTTGTAATAATCTCCATCATTTACTTCAAACAGCTCCACACTGCTACAaactctctcattctctctctggctgtggCGGACCTGCTTGTTGGTGTTGTGGTTTTTCCTTTCAACATGGCACTCTCTCTTAGCTCATGTTTGTATTATGAAGATTTATTTTGCAAAGTACGAGGCAGCTTTGACATAACACTGAGCACAGCTTCCATTTTGAATTTATGTTGTATTTCCATTGACAgatattatgcagtttgtcagccTCTGAACTATAGAACTAAGATAAATGTTAATGCTGTTGTGGTCATGATCCTGGGAAGTTGGAGTGTTTCTGTACTAGTTGCCATTGGCTCTACAATTCCAGGATTAagcaatgaaaaatgtgaagaaaactgttttattgattttctacTTGCAACAATTTTGGgacttattttctcattttatctcCCAGTGATCATAATGCTCTGTATCTACCTAAAGATTTTCCTCGTTGCCCAGAGACAGGCACGCAGCATCCAGAACACAATCTGTCAAAGCACAAAGTCTGGAGCAACTGCCAgtaagatggagagaaaggccACCAAAACTCTGGCTATTGTTATGGGAGTTTTTCTGATGTGCTGGActcctttcttcctctgttTTACCTTTCAGCTTTTGAAtcacgtttcagtgtttgttcCACTGTTTGAAACACTAAACTGGCTTGCACTGTTAAATTCAATGCTCAttccatttatttatgctttctTTTACGGCTGGTTCAGATCAGCTTTCAGAATGATCATTTCGGTAAAAATATTTCAAGGTGATTTTACGAACACAAAGCTGCTGTGA